The following proteins come from a genomic window of Myroides odoratus DSM 2801:
- a CDS encoding OsmC family protein: protein MSKKVVKVLGFSVRESQLAIKTANFSFTVKDGKELVKEAQVDSEELILAKLAGSIHAIGNLIGSTLNVDLKSIQIEVSGVLDEALQQKHLDAGVFKKIDVIVKPTSTASIILLKEWIDAVKLACPVFANFKAQTPTIVTLVKEYDHVNVA from the coding sequence ATGAGTAAAAAAGTAGTAAAAGTATTAGGTTTTTCAGTACGAGAAAGTCAGTTGGCAATCAAGACAGCGAACTTTTCATTTACTGTAAAAGATGGAAAAGAGTTGGTCAAAGAAGCCCAAGTGGATTCAGAAGAATTAATCTTAGCCAAATTAGCGGGAAGTATCCATGCAATTGGAAACTTAATCGGTTCGACTTTGAACGTGGATTTGAAATCAATTCAGATTGAGGTAAGTGGCGTATTAGATGAAGCTTTGCAACAAAAACATTTGGATGCAGGAGTATTTAAAAAAATTGATGTGATTGTGAAACCAACATCAACGGCTTCTATTATTCTATTGAAAGAATGGATCGATGCAGTGAAATTAGCTTGCCCAGTTTTCGCTAATTTTAAAGCACAAACCCCAACGATTGTAACGTTGGTAAAGGAATATGATCATGTAAATGTAGCGTAG
- a CDS encoding 3'-5' exonuclease → MLDRINLSHILFLDIETVPQEQDFQQLQTEEQVLYEEKTRYQRKGEITAEEFYTQAGIWAEFGKIVCLSVGYFTYKMGDRQFRTTSFIGEEVKILTDFTNLLTSYFNRGEHLLCGHNAKEFDFPYIARRMIIHGLKVPAKLNLMGKKPWEVPHLDTMEMWKFGDYKHYTSLKLLTHILQIPSPKDDISGADVAQVYYQDNDIDRIARYCEKDVIAVAQILLRLRGEKILEEDEIIAV, encoded by the coding sequence ATGCTAGATCGAATTAATTTATCTCACATCTTGTTTTTAGATATTGAAACCGTTCCACAAGAACAAGATTTTCAACAGCTCCAAACGGAAGAGCAAGTATTGTATGAAGAGAAAACGCGTTACCAACGCAAAGGAGAAATTACAGCAGAAGAGTTTTATACTCAAGCGGGCATATGGGCAGAATTTGGTAAGATTGTTTGTCTTTCGGTTGGTTATTTTACGTATAAAATGGGAGACCGTCAATTCAGAACTACTTCTTTCATTGGAGAGGAGGTGAAAATTCTTACGGATTTTACGAATCTACTAACGTCTTACTTTAACCGTGGAGAACACCTATTGTGTGGGCATAATGCAAAGGAGTTTGACTTTCCGTATATCGCAAGAAGAATGATTATTCACGGACTAAAGGTACCTGCGAAATTAAATTTAATGGGAAAAAAACCTTGGGAGGTTCCGCATTTAGACACCATGGAAATGTGGAAATTTGGCGATTATAAACATTATACCTCGCTGAAATTATTGACGCATATTTTGCAAATTCCCTCACCGAAGGATGATATTTCAGGAGCAGATGTAGCTCAGGTCTACTACCAAGATAACGACATAGATCGCATTGCACGCTATTGTGAAAAAGATGTCATTGCAGTGGCGCAAATCTTACTGCGTTTACGTGGAGAAAAAATCCTAGAAGAAGATGAAATTATAGCGGTATAA
- a CDS encoding serine hydrolase domain-containing protein — translation MKILWKFLKGLAILIVGIVILAYVFKVDYLFTAVRTIYFNGYKTAFLDDYHYFPTRDIPAGKAQPWPVAKDYNSVESTAVLASTHKDLQTIAFLIIKNDSVWHESYYDGYTANSKTNSFSMAKSVVSAALGKALQRGEIKSLDDKVIQYLPELKGKYKNEVTVGDLSSMASGLDWDEGYYSPFSVVTQAYFDKDLRAVMLGLDIKDQPGKEFIYKSGDTQLLAMVLEKATGQTLAAYVSEYFWKPMGAENDALWQIDHKGDGIEKSYCCFTSGARDFARFGKLYKDFGKWKGEQILDSTFVAKSIVPRFESSPEYGYGWWLKNYKGQDFFYMRGHLGQFTIVSPKDNVIIVRLGHIKGLQTEDDPHSNDLYTYIDEAYAMLAQRKK, via the coding sequence ATGAAAATACTATGGAAATTCCTGAAAGGACTGGCTATTCTTATCGTGGGAATCGTTATTTTAGCTTATGTGTTTAAGGTCGATTACTTATTTACAGCGGTGCGAACCATCTATTTCAATGGATATAAAACAGCATTCTTGGATGATTATCACTATTTTCCAACACGAGACATTCCAGCAGGAAAAGCACAGCCCTGGCCTGTGGCTAAGGATTATAATTCCGTTGAATCTACTGCCGTTTTAGCAAGTACTCATAAAGATCTGCAAACCATTGCTTTTTTAATCATTAAGAATGATAGTGTTTGGCATGAAAGTTACTATGATGGGTATACCGCCAATAGTAAAACGAATTCTTTCTCTATGGCAAAAAGTGTCGTGTCAGCGGCTTTAGGAAAAGCTTTGCAACGAGGTGAAATCAAGAGTTTAGATGATAAAGTGATTCAGTATCTTCCAGAGCTAAAAGGAAAATACAAGAATGAGGTAACAGTTGGAGATTTATCTTCGATGGCTTCTGGTTTGGATTGGGATGAAGGGTATTACAGTCCCTTTTCAGTGGTTACACAAGCTTATTTTGATAAAGACCTGCGAGCAGTGATGTTGGGCTTGGATATCAAAGATCAGCCAGGGAAAGAATTTATCTATAAAAGTGGGGATACTCAATTATTGGCCATGGTTTTGGAAAAAGCAACGGGACAAACGCTTGCTGCTTATGTGTCAGAATATTTTTGGAAACCAATGGGAGCTGAAAATGATGCGTTATGGCAAATCGACCACAAAGGAGACGGAATAGAGAAATCATATTGTTGTTTTACAAGTGGAGCTAGAGATTTTGCGCGATTTGGTAAGTTGTATAAAGACTTTGGAAAGTGGAAGGGAGAACAAATCTTAGATAGTACATTTGTGGCTAAATCGATTGTCCCTCGATTTGAATCTAGTCCAGAATATGGCTATGGTTGGTGGTTGAAAAATTACAAAGGACAAGATTTCTTTTATATGCGTGGGCATTTAGGGCAGTTTACCATTGTATCGCCAAAAGATAATGTTATTATCGTTCGTTTAGGACATATTAAAGGACTGCAAACAGAAGATGACCCACATAGTAATGATTTATATACCTATATTGATGAAGCGTATGCCATGTTAGCACAACGAAAAAAATAA
- a CDS encoding O-methyltransferase yields the protein MHFISKELEDYAANHSENEPELLAQLDKETHQKVVQPRMLSGHFQGRFLSMIAKLVRPTHILEIGTFTGYATLSLAEGLQPEGMLDTIDVNEELYDFQRKYFDLSPYGKQITQHVGSALDIIPQLDKKYDLVFIDADKQNYSNYFELIINKMNPGGIILSDNVLWSGKVIEEIKANDKSTLALDQYNKLLKDDPRVETILLPIRDGLTVSRVR from the coding sequence ATGCACTTTATATCCAAAGAACTCGAAGATTACGCTGCAAACCACAGTGAAAATGAACCTGAACTATTGGCACAACTTGACAAAGAGACGCATCAAAAGGTAGTACAACCGAGAATGTTAAGCGGTCATTTTCAAGGGCGTTTTTTAAGTATGATTGCTAAATTGGTTCGTCCAACTCATATTTTAGAAATTGGAACCTTTACAGGATACGCAACTTTGAGCCTAGCTGAAGGTTTACAACCTGAAGGAATGTTAGACACTATTGATGTCAATGAAGAACTATATGACTTTCAACGCAAGTATTTTGATTTATCTCCTTATGGTAAACAAATTACACAACACGTAGGAAGTGCTTTAGATATCATTCCTCAATTAGACAAAAAGTACGATTTAGTTTTTATTGATGCTGATAAGCAGAATTACAGCAATTACTTTGAATTGATTATTAACAAAATGAATCCTGGAGGAATTATTTTATCCGACAATGTATTGTGGTCAGGAAAAGTGATTGAAGAAATCAAAGCCAATGATAAAAGTACACTTGCCTTAGATCAATACAATAAACTATTAAAGGACGATCCTCGAGTAGAAACGATTTTACTTCCGATTCGAGATGGGTTAACTGTTTCGAGAGTACGATAA
- a CDS encoding phosphatase PAP2 family protein — MLDQFVQLDKELLIYFNGLGSETFDPFWLFITKQLNWIPFFVLLVYLTYRKVSLKKLGVIILLLAGLVAFTDQMTNLVKYAVARPRPCNTEDIQALIRVVKCSPSLSFFSGHASNSMANMLFMFMVLRRYYKHAYLVFIFPLVFAYSRIYLTMHFPFDILAGYCFGLLSGTLFYQIFLWIERKYNDKLI; from the coding sequence ATGCTAGATCAATTCGTACAATTAGATAAAGAACTACTTATTTATTTTAATGGATTAGGAAGTGAAACTTTCGATCCCTTTTGGTTGTTTATTACGAAACAATTAAACTGGATACCCTTTTTTGTGCTATTGGTTTATTTAACTTATCGCAAAGTATCACTAAAAAAATTAGGGGTTATTATTTTGCTATTAGCTGGCTTGGTTGCCTTTACAGATCAGATGACGAATTTAGTGAAATACGCCGTTGCTCGTCCTAGACCTTGTAATACAGAAGATATTCAAGCGTTGATTCGCGTAGTGAAATGTAGCCCGTCATTGAGCTTCTTTTCAGGACACGCGTCAAATTCCATGGCAAATATGCTTTTTATGTTTATGGTGCTCAGACGTTACTATAAACATGCCTATTTGGTGTTTATCTTTCCTTTAGTATTCGCGTATAGTAGAATCTATTTGACCATGCATTTCCCGTTTGATATTTTAGCTGGATATTGTTTTGGTTTGTTATCAGGAACGCTATTCTATCAAATCTTTTTGTGGATTGAAAGAAAATACAACGATAAATTGATATAA
- a CDS encoding Sec-independent protein translocase subunit TatA/TatB → MFGIGGGELFFIILVILMLFGSDKVPEMARAFGKFMAQVKNATNDIKHEINKSADESGIKKDIEDALNIEADINPIKDIQQEIEKQKEDIENITGPIKRRN, encoded by the coding sequence ATGTTTGGAATAGGAGGAGGAGAACTGTTTTTTATCATATTAGTCATTTTAATGCTTTTTGGTTCTGATAAAGTACCAGAAATGGCTAGAGCTTTTGGTAAATTTATGGCTCAAGTGAAAAATGCTACAAATGATATCAAACACGAAATCAATAAAAGTGCCGACGAATCAGGCATCAAAAAAGATATTGAAGACGCTTTGAATATAGAGGCTGATATCAACCCTATCAAAGATATCCAACAAGAAATTGAGAAACAAAAAGAGGATATCGAAAATATTACAGGGCCAATTAAAAGAAGAAATTAA
- the pepE gene encoding dipeptidase PepE, whose translation MRNLIIASTSTIYNQGYLEYLLPTLQNHFKAGSTLVFIPYARPSGISHDEYTAKVREAFQSIDVLVKGLHEFDDPKQAIQEAAGIFTGGGNTFLLVKQLYAHDLVQTITEVVNNGTPYLGCSAGSNICGLTMETTNDMPITYPPSFKTFGFVPFNINPHYLDPIEGSTHMGETRETRINEFHTINSQPVVGLREGSWLKVAGDRIILEGTLHARIFEQGKAAYEVAPNTDLSDLK comes from the coding sequence ATGAGAAACTTAATCATAGCCAGTACCTCAACAATCTACAATCAAGGATATCTGGAGTACTTACTACCAACTTTACAAAATCATTTCAAAGCAGGTTCAACACTTGTTTTTATTCCGTATGCCCGTCCAAGTGGAATTAGTCACGACGAATATACAGCAAAAGTACGCGAAGCATTTCAATCTATTGATGTGCTAGTAAAAGGATTGCACGAATTTGACGATCCTAAGCAAGCGATTCAAGAAGCTGCGGGAATATTTACTGGCGGTGGAAATACCTTTTTATTAGTAAAACAGTTATATGCTCACGATTTAGTACAGACCATTACGGAAGTGGTCAACAACGGAACGCCTTATTTAGGTTGTAGTGCTGGAAGCAATATTTGTGGTTTAACGATGGAAACAACCAACGATATGCCTATCACTTATCCGCCTTCGTTCAAAACTTTTGGTTTTGTACCGTTCAATATCAACCCACACTATTTGGATCCGATTGAAGGATCTACCCATATGGGAGAAACGAGAGAAACGAGAATTAATGAATTTCACACGATAAATTCTCAACCCGTTGTAGGACTAAGAGAAGGAAGCTGGTTAAAGGTTGCTGGTGACCGCATTATATTAGAAGGAACACTCCATGCCCGTATTTTTGAACAAGGCAAAGCAGCTTATGAGGTTGCACCGAACACAGATCTAAGTGATTTAAAATAA
- a CDS encoding GbsR/MarR family transcriptional regulator produces MQYDQRLVDLFQDFCAHHEVVYHFSPLTAQIYTYIMFNNNRDGVTFDELVERLNASKSSVSTSLNLLISNNQIEHFNKIDERKRFFRLNSNFITTRLELIKNMLDRESALTLKLKGFVEEGLINSNNCQAKMKLYIEHLENSKIQLTNTIEKLKSTNQ; encoded by the coding sequence ATGCAATACGATCAAAGATTAGTCGATTTGTTTCAAGACTTCTGTGCACATCATGAAGTAGTCTATCATTTCTCGCCTCTTACGGCTCAGATTTACACCTACATCATGTTCAATAACAACAGAGACGGCGTTACATTTGACGAACTTGTTGAACGGCTAAACGCTAGTAAAAGTTCCGTATCGACGAGTTTAAATTTACTAATCAGCAACAATCAAATCGAACATTTCAATAAAATTGACGAGCGGAAGCGGTTTTTTCGTTTAAACTCTAATTTTATTACGACGCGATTAGAGTTGATTAAGAACATGTTAGACAGAGAATCAGCCTTAACACTCAAACTTAAAGGTTTTGTTGAAGAAGGATTAATTAATTCTAACAACTGTCAAGCGAAGATGAAGCTCTACATTGAGCATCTAGAAAACAGTAAAATTCAGTTAACAAACACAATAGAAAAATTAAAAAGTACAAACCAGTAA
- a CDS encoding efflux RND transporter periplasmic adaptor subunit, with protein MKRYLHTIVLGSLSSLAVISCGQKEQAQGGQGPMPYKVVQVPTQDVVGHTSYPTTLQGKVTSSVRAKITGYIQEVYVDEGATVKKGQPLFRLETNILSQNADASKAAIKTAEAQVNVAQVNVDKLIPLVQKGIVSNIQLETAKANLASAQSQVAAARATYNSVVANVDFSIVRSPIDGIVGAIAFREGALISPSDPTPLTTVSDDSEVFAYFSMNEKEYFNFLEKIEGNSLKEKLGHLPEVKLQLANGTTYQYTGKIETISGQINTATGTVQVRAAFPNKERILSTGNSGTLLVPQTYKDVMVVPESSTFEQQGQVYVYKVENDTVKSTAIEVIDRVNKLAVVKSGLEKGQTIVGTGLGTLRNGSAITPTPTSIEEINNYKTTF; from the coding sequence ATGAAACGTTATTTGCATACTATCGTTCTTGGTTCTCTTTCGTCATTAGCCGTAATTTCATGCGGTCAGAAAGAGCAAGCACAAGGAGGGCAAGGTCCAATGCCATACAAAGTTGTTCAAGTTCCAACACAAGATGTTGTGGGTCATACTTCGTACCCAACTACACTACAAGGTAAAGTTACGAGTAGCGTTCGCGCAAAAATAACAGGATACATCCAAGAGGTGTATGTGGATGAAGGAGCAACGGTAAAAAAAGGACAACCTTTATTCCGTTTGGAGACTAATATTTTATCACAAAATGCAGATGCTAGTAAAGCAGCAATTAAGACAGCTGAAGCACAAGTAAATGTAGCACAAGTAAATGTTGACAAATTAATTCCTCTTGTCCAAAAAGGAATTGTAAGTAACATTCAATTGGAAACAGCAAAAGCAAATTTAGCTAGTGCTCAAAGCCAAGTAGCAGCAGCAAGAGCAACTTACAATAGTGTGGTTGCAAATGTTGATTTCTCTATTGTAAGAAGTCCAATAGACGGTATTGTTGGAGCTATTGCTTTCCGTGAGGGGGCTTTAATTTCACCTAGTGATCCTACTCCATTAACTACTGTTTCTGACGATAGCGAGGTATTTGCTTATTTCTCAATGAACGAAAAAGAATACTTTAATTTCTTAGAAAAAATTGAAGGAAATTCGTTAAAAGAAAAATTAGGCCACTTACCAGAAGTGAAGTTACAATTAGCCAATGGTACGACTTACCAATATACAGGTAAAATCGAAACAATCAGTGGTCAAATTAACACCGCAACAGGTACAGTACAAGTACGTGCAGCATTCCCGAACAAAGAGAGAATCTTAAGTACAGGAAATAGTGGTACCTTATTAGTTCCACAAACGTACAAAGATGTGATGGTTGTTCCAGAATCATCTACTTTCGAGCAACAAGGACAAGTGTATGTGTACAAAGTAGAAAATGACACCGTAAAATCAACAGCAATTGAAGTGATTGACCGAGTGAACAAATTAGCAGTTGTAAAATCAGGATTGGAGAAAGGACAGACTATTGTAGGTACAGGATTAGGTACGTTACGCAATGGTTCGGCTATTACGCCAACGCCAACTTCAATTGAGGAGATTAACAACTACAAAACAACATTCTAA
- a CDS encoding efflux RND transporter permease subunit, with product MLKTFIERPVLSTVISILIVILGVLGLTALPVTQYPDIAPATVQINASYPGANAETVMQSVIIPIEEQVNGVENMDYITSTASNDGSASIQVIFKQGVDPDIAAVNVQNRVARATPLLPAEVTRSGVTTQKQQTSALMFLSFYSENPNYDAIYIQNYMNINVIPELKRVSGVGDAQAFGSRNYSMRIWIEPSKMKAYGLVPSDVVRVLNEQSLEAAAGQLGENNAEAFQYVIKYSGKYKTQEQYENIVVKSLANGQVLLLKDVAKIELGAMSYVGNSELDGHPAVAMAIYQTPGSNAQEINKHLHSELESLSKNFPEGIHYKVLMDTNEFLDASISKVVTTLIEAFILVFFVVYIFLQDFRSTLIPLIAVPVSIVGTFFFLNAFGFSLNLLTLFALVLAIGIVVDDAIVVVEAVHAKMEATGEDALEASKSTMDEISGAIISITLVMAAVFIPVTFISGPTGVFYKQFGITLIIAILISAVNALTLSPALCAVFLKHHDVVDNGKRKNLLQRFFRAFNIAFNSLTERYGNSFKLLLKHKWLTFVVLLACLRITYYSAKTMPTGFVPNEDRGFIMGNIELPAGASQDRVVAIQREFSKIVEQIPGVDGVTVVSGFSFINGQGSNYGMAMIKLKDFKERKAPELATDVVIGKLFGLAATQFQDARMIFFQPPSIPGFGMSSGFELKLLDKTGGSLTDFDQKSKEYLGALMQRPEILYAQSSFNTNYAQYELDLNVARAKESGVLVSDIFSALQGYIGGIYAADFTRFGKQFRVMVQSLPEYRSDVNSLNEIYVRTGSGEMAPITQFVNLNKVYGPQSINRYNLFTSSNITGAPKPGFSSGDAIKAVQEVAQQNLSAGYGIDFTGLSREEINAGNQTVLIFFLCVVFVYFLLSAQYESYMLPFAVILSLPTGIMGAFLAQKIAGLENNIYFQIALVMLVGLLAKNAILIVEFAVQRRRHGESIVESAINGAKARLRPILMTSFAFILGLMPLVFAGGVGYIGNRSIGTGAAFGLLIGTIIGVFVIPVLYAIFQYLQEKIKPIKFEEIKSE from the coding sequence ATGTTAAAGACATTTATTGAAAGACCTGTTCTATCGACAGTTATTTCTATCCTAATAGTAATCTTAGGGGTGCTGGGATTGACCGCACTTCCTGTGACGCAATATCCTGATATTGCGCCTGCAACAGTACAGATTAACGCCAGTTATCCTGGAGCGAATGCTGAGACTGTAATGCAAAGTGTTATCATCCCGATTGAAGAGCAAGTAAACGGGGTGGAAAACATGGATTACATTACTTCTACTGCCAGTAATGATGGTAGTGCGAGTATTCAAGTAATCTTTAAACAAGGGGTTGACCCAGATATTGCAGCAGTAAACGTACAGAACCGTGTGGCTCGTGCAACACCGCTTTTACCAGCGGAGGTAACCCGTTCAGGGGTAACCACACAAAAGCAACAAACGAGTGCTTTGATGTTCCTTTCGTTCTACTCTGAAAATCCAAACTACGATGCGATTTACATCCAAAACTACATGAATATTAACGTTATTCCTGAGTTAAAACGTGTAAGTGGTGTTGGAGATGCGCAAGCGTTCGGTTCTCGTAACTACTCAATGCGTATTTGGATTGAACCATCAAAAATGAAAGCTTATGGCTTAGTTCCTTCTGATGTTGTTCGCGTATTAAACGAACAAAGTTTGGAAGCTGCTGCGGGACAGTTGGGTGAAAATAATGCGGAAGCATTCCAATATGTTATCAAATACAGCGGTAAATACAAAACACAAGAGCAATATGAAAATATTGTAGTGAAGTCTTTAGCTAATGGACAAGTATTATTACTAAAAGATGTTGCTAAAATTGAATTAGGAGCGATGTCTTATGTAGGAAACTCAGAATTAGACGGACACCCTGCGGTTGCCATGGCTATTTATCAAACGCCAGGATCAAACGCGCAAGAAATTAACAAGCACTTACACAGTGAATTAGAATCTTTATCGAAAAACTTCCCAGAAGGAATCCACTATAAAGTATTGATGGACACGAACGAATTCTTGGATGCATCAATTAGTAAAGTAGTTACGACGTTAATTGAGGCATTTATCTTAGTATTCTTCGTAGTATACATCTTCTTACAAGACTTTAGATCGACGTTAATTCCGTTGATTGCGGTACCGGTTTCGATTGTAGGTACGTTCTTCTTCTTGAATGCATTTGGATTCTCGTTGAACTTACTAACGCTATTTGCCCTCGTACTCGCCATTGGGATTGTGGTGGATGATGCCATCGTTGTGGTGGAAGCCGTCCACGCCAAGATGGAAGCCACCGGTGAAGATGCATTAGAAGCGAGTAAGAGTACCATGGATGAAATTTCTGGTGCGATTATCTCTATTACCTTAGTAATGGCGGCGGTATTTATTCCAGTAACGTTTATTAGTGGTCCAACAGGGGTATTCTATAAACAGTTTGGTATTACGCTTATTATTGCGATTTTAATTTCGGCTGTAAACGCCTTGACCTTGAGCCCGGCTTTATGTGCGGTATTCTTGAAACACCACGATGTAGTAGATAATGGAAAGAGAAAGAATTTACTTCAACGTTTCTTTAGAGCATTCAACATTGCGTTTAATAGCCTTACAGAACGTTATGGTAATTCATTCAAATTATTATTAAAACACAAATGGTTAACATTTGTTGTTTTACTAGCGTGTTTAAGAATTACTTATTACTCAGCAAAAACAATGCCCACAGGATTCGTACCAAACGAGGACCGTGGATTTATCATGGGTAATATCGAATTACCAGCAGGTGCTTCTCAAGACCGTGTGGTAGCGATTCAGAGAGAATTCTCTAAAATTGTAGAACAAATTCCAGGTGTTGATGGGGTAACTGTAGTATCAGGATTCTCTTTCATCAACGGTCAGGGATCTAACTACGGTATGGCGATGATTAAATTGAAAGATTTCAAAGAAAGAAAAGCGCCAGAATTAGCTACTGACGTAGTAATTGGAAAATTATTCGGTTTAGCAGCGACACAATTCCAAGATGCAAGAATGATTTTCTTCCAACCACCAAGTATTCCTGGTTTCGGTATGTCATCTGGTTTTGAGTTGAAATTATTGGATAAAACAGGAGGTTCTTTGACAGACTTTGATCAAAAATCAAAAGAGTACTTAGGAGCTTTAATGCAACGTCCTGAAATTCTATATGCGCAATCGTCATTTAACACAAACTACGCACAATATGAATTGGATTTAAACGTAGCTAGAGCAAAAGAATCAGGTGTTTTAGTAAGTGATATCTTCTCTGCTTTACAAGGGTATATTGGAGGTATTTATGCGGCTGACTTTACGCGTTTTGGTAAACAGTTCCGTGTAATGGTACAATCATTACCAGAATATCGTTCAGATGTAAACAGCTTGAATGAGATCTATGTAAGAACAGGATCAGGAGAGATGGCGCCAATTACACAGTTTGTTAACTTGAATAAAGTATATGGACCGCAATCGATTAACCGTTATAACTTATTTACCTCTTCAAATATTACAGGAGCTCCTAAACCAGGCTTCAGTTCTGGAGATGCGATTAAAGCGGTTCAAGAAGTTGCGCAACAAAACTTATCTGCAGGTTATGGTATTGACTTTACAGGATTATCTCGTGAGGAGATTAACGCGGGTAACCAAACCGTACTTATTTTCTTCTTGTGTGTGGTATTCGTTTATTTCTTACTATCTGCACAATACGAAAGTTATATGTTGCCATTTGCGGTAATCTTATCGTTACCAACAGGTATTATGGGAGCTTTCCTTGCACAAAAAATTGCAGGATTAGAAAATAACATTTACTTCCAGATTGCCCTGGTCATGCTAGTTGGACTACTCGCGAAGAATGCCATTTTGATTGTGGAGTTCGCCGTTCAACGTAGAAGACATGGAGAATCGATTGTAGAATCGGCAATTAACGGTGCAAAAGCGCGTTTAAGACCGATTCTAATGACTTCATTCGCGTTTATCTTAGGATTAATGCCATTGGTATTTGCTGGTGGAGTTGGTTATATCGGAAACCGTTCAATTGGTACAGGTGCAGCCTTCGGTCTATTGATTGGTACTATCATTGGAGTGTTTGTAATTCCAGTATTGTATGCAATATTCCAATATCTTCAAGAGAAAATTAAACCAATTAAATTTGAAGAAATTAAGTCTGAATAA